One genomic region from Granulicatella adiacens ATCC 49175 encodes:
- a CDS encoding replication-associated recombination protein A yields the protein MNHQPLAYRMRPRTIEEVIGQEHLVSPGKIINRMVVAKQLSSMILYGPPGTGKTSIASAISGSTKVSFRQLNAATDTKKDLQIVAEEAKMSGSVILLLDEIHRLDKTKQDFLLPHIENGRIILVGATTENPYISINPAIRSRTQIFELKPLSPEDIIKALVNAIEDEERGLGKLDLDVSEEALNHFASSTNGDVRSALNALELAAKSTEPGEDGIIHITIQIAEECIQRKALSYDKDGDHHYDVISALQKSIRGSDVNAALHYAARLIEAGDLTSLMRRLLVISYEDIGLGNPQGAARAVSAVQAAERLGLPEARIPLANAIIELALSPKSNTAIRSIDSALSDVRKGRAISIPDYLKDAHYSGAPKLGRGIGYKYPHDYPEHFVKQQYLPDALKNEEYFKAEPTSSYEEALMKQYQKYRQNN from the coding sequence ATGAACCATCAACCGCTCGCTTACCGCATGCGACCTCGAACGATTGAAGAAGTGATTGGTCAAGAGCATCTTGTCTCTCCTGGAAAAATTATCAATCGTATGGTTGTGGCCAAACAATTATCATCTATGATTTTATACGGACCTCCAGGAACTGGGAAAACTAGTATTGCAAGTGCTATTAGCGGAAGTACGAAAGTATCCTTTAGACAACTAAATGCAGCAACTGATACAAAAAAAGATTTACAAATCGTTGCTGAAGAAGCAAAGATGTCTGGTAGTGTCATTTTGCTACTGGACGAAATTCATCGACTCGATAAAACGAAACAAGACTTTTTATTGCCGCATATAGAAAACGGACGAATTATTTTAGTGGGAGCAACGACAGAGAATCCATATATATCAATTAACCCAGCGATTCGCAGTCGTACACAAATTTTTGAACTCAAACCACTCTCTCCTGAAGATATTATAAAGGCGCTCGTCAATGCAATTGAAGATGAAGAACGTGGATTAGGAAAACTTGATTTAGACGTCTCAGAAGAAGCCTTAAATCACTTTGCAAGTAGTACCAACGGAGACGTTAGAAGTGCCCTAAACGCACTTGAACTAGCGGCGAAATCTACTGAACCTGGAGAAGATGGAATCATTCATATTACGATTCAAATCGCTGAAGAATGTATCCAAAGAAAGGCACTCTCCTACGATAAGGACGGAGATCACCATTACGATGTCATCTCTGCTCTTCAAAAATCCATTAGAGGTTCAGATGTAAATGCGGCTTTGCATTACGCTGCTCGTTTAATAGAAGCTGGAGATCTCACAAGTCTAATGAGACGACTCTTAGTTATTTCCTACGAAGATATTGGACTAGGAAATCCTCAAGGAGCTGCTCGCGCTGTCTCAGCTGTGCAAGCTGCGGAAAGACTAGGTTTACCGGAAGCTCGAATTCCACTAGCAAATGCGATTATCGAACTTGCCCTTTCACCTAAATCAAATACGGCTATTCGCTCAATCGATAGTGCCTTATCGGATGTCAGAAAAGGTCGCGCAATAAGTATTCCAGATTACTTAAAAGATGCTCATTATTCAGGAGCTCCAAAGTTAGGACGTGGCATTGGATATAAATATCCTCATGACTACCCTGAACATTTTGTAAAGCAACAATACTTGCCAGATGCTCTTAAAAATGAGGAATATTTTAAGGCAGAACCAACCTCTTCCTATGAGGAAGCCTTGATGAAACAATACCAAAAATATCGTCAAAATAATTAG
- a CDS encoding cysteine desulfurase family protein produces MVNYIDYAATTPVHPEVLEVITKEMSSFGNPSSVYRIGREQKQKIERVRKAILKELQASPHDAVIFTSSGSEGNNLVFESIREHFAEEKGHIIISAVEHPSVRKSAEFLEQDGFEVTYLAPNRDGSVEVSSVEKALREDTRLVSIMTVNNETGARFPIEEIAALLKNTPTYFHTDAVQAFAQEEINVDGIDYLTASGHKIYAPKGIGFLYKSKDAPIHALIKGGGQELGFRAGTENVPYILGLEKAIQIVVNRRDELIQTYQKLREYLIAELTQKGIAFEINGLANPKNPHICNLWLKGRKATQTLIFNDLKDVSVSAGSACSAGSVQISPVLSAMYPDERGRLEESIRLSFGMGSTKEDIDAFVDAL; encoded by the coding sequence ATGGTGAATTATATAGATTATGCAGCAACAACTCCGGTTCATCCGGAAGTTTTAGAAGTGATTACAAAGGAAATGTCTTCTTTTGGGAATCCATCTAGTGTGTATCGCATTGGTCGTGAACAAAAACAAAAAATCGAACGTGTGAGAAAAGCTATTTTAAAAGAACTACAAGCCTCTCCACACGATGCCGTTATCTTTACTAGTTCAGGTTCAGAAGGAAATAATTTAGTATTCGAGAGTATTCGGGAGCATTTTGCAGAGGAAAAAGGACATATTATTATTTCCGCTGTAGAGCATCCTTCTGTTCGTAAATCAGCTGAATTTTTAGAACAAGATGGATTTGAGGTAACATATTTAGCTCCGAATAGAGACGGAAGTGTTGAGGTGTCGTCGGTTGAAAAAGCTCTAAGAGAAGATACTCGTCTTGTTTCTATCATGACCGTTAATAATGAAACAGGAGCCCGCTTTCCAATCGAAGAAATTGCAGCTCTTTTAAAAAACACGCCTACTTATTTTCATACAGATGCTGTTCAAGCCTTTGCACAAGAAGAAATTAATGTTGATGGTATCGACTACTTAACAGCTTCTGGGCATAAGATTTACGCGCCAAAAGGAATTGGATTTTTATATAAATCAAAAGATGCTCCTATTCACGCTTTAATTAAGGGTGGTGGACAAGAATTAGGGTTTAGAGCAGGAACAGAGAACGTTCCTTATATTTTGGGTCTGGAAAAAGCAATTCAAATTGTTGTAAATAGAAGAGACGAGTTAATTCAAACATATCAAAAGTTACGTGAGTACCTCATTGCTGAATTAACTCAAAAAGGCATTGCGTTTGAGATCAATGGTTTGGCTAATCCAAAGAATCCACATATATGTAATCTTTGGCTAAAAGGAAGAAAAGCAACGCAAACATTAATCTTTAATGATTTGAAAGATGTTTCAGTGTCTGCTGGATCTGCTTGTTCAGCCGGAAGCGTGCAAATTAGTCCGGTATTATCTGCAATGTATCCAGATGAAAGAGGTCGTCTTGAAGAGTCAATTAGACTTTCATTTGGAATGGGGTCAACGAAAGAGGATATTGATGCATTTGTGGATGCTCTCTGA
- a CDS encoding cysteine desulfurase codes for MAFTPTASLKGSNQVFSVSPTCKGYTLRDNGFTETKSGNFQLIRSLDNTIDDHRGLKLKVMVDKDKKSLKISTVTKNGLQTVDLYGKSNTAMAVEKLEFILEGLVERGVLEVTTK; via the coding sequence ATGGCATTTACACCAACTGCATCATTAAAAGGGTCAAACCAAGTATTTTCGGTTAGTCCAACATGTAAAGGATACACATTACGTGATAATGGCTTTACAGAAACAAAATCTGGAAATTTCCAACTAATTCGTAGTTTAGATAATACCATTGATGATCATCGTGGCTTAAAATTAAAAGTGATGGTTGACAAAGATAAAAAATCATTGAAAATTTCAACGGTTACTAAGAATGGTCTTCAAACAGTAGATTTGTATGGAAAATCAAATACAGCAATGGCTGTTGAAAAATTGGAATTCATTTTAGAAGGCTTAGTAGAACGTGGAGTTCTAGAAGTAACAACGAAATAA
- a CDS encoding helix-turn-helix domain-containing protein: protein MMISLRAARVNRNLTLLEAAKYLKINKDTLTKYEKDSTNLPYSLSKRMQELYEVPSENLYFGDTLSFVAQFKPLPEVE, encoded by the coding sequence ATGATGATCTCTTTACGAGCAGCACGGGTTAATCGTAATTTAACACTGTTAGAGGCCGCCAAATATCTTAAAATAAACAAAGATACGCTTACGAAGTATGAAAAAGATTCAACTAATCTTCCATATTCTTTAAGCAAGAGAATGCAGGAGCTATATGAAGTTCCTAGCGAGAATCTTTATTTTGGCGATACCTTGAGCTTCGTAGCACAATTCAAACCGCTACCAGAAGTCGAATAA
- the mnmA gene encoding tRNA 2-thiouridine(34) synthase MnmA, producing the protein MSNEKIRVVVGMSGGVDSSVTALLLKEAGYDVIGIFMKNWDDTDENGVCTATEDYKDVAAVAEQIGIPYYSVNFEKEYWDRVFEYFLREYRLGRTPNPDVMCNKEVKFQAFLDYALQLGADYVAMGHYARVEKDENGIVHLLRGKDNNKDQTYFLSQLNQKQLEKAMFPIGHLEKKEVREIAEKYDLATAKKKDSTGVCFIGERNFNEFLSNYLPAKPGKMVTLDGEVKGDHAGLMYYTIGQRQGLGIGGGGKTNDPWFVIGKDLSTNTLYVGQGFHHPNLYSDSLTATDIQFTNDLPREKTFECTAKFRYRQQDTKVKVVLDEKDPTRATVIFDEPVRAITPGQAVVFYNGEECLGGGIIDIAFMNGEERQYV; encoded by the coding sequence ATGAGTAATGAAAAAATTAGGGTTGTTGTTGGCATGAGTGGAGGAGTGGATTCTTCCGTAACAGCTCTCTTATTAAAAGAGGCAGGATATGATGTCATCGGTATTTTTATGAAAAACTGGGATGATACGGACGAAAATGGTGTCTGTACGGCAACAGAAGATTATAAAGATGTTGCTGCTGTTGCAGAACAAATAGGAATTCCATATTATTCAGTGAATTTTGAGAAAGAGTACTGGGACCGTGTATTTGAATACTTCCTTCGCGAATATCGTCTAGGACGTACACCAAACCCAGATGTGATGTGTAATAAAGAAGTAAAGTTCCAAGCGTTTTTAGATTATGCACTGCAATTAGGAGCAGATTATGTGGCAATGGGCCACTATGCTCGTGTTGAGAAGGACGAAAACGGAATTGTTCACCTATTAAGAGGAAAGGACAATAATAAAGACCAAACGTATTTCTTAAGTCAATTGAACCAAAAGCAATTAGAAAAAGCGATGTTCCCAATTGGACACTTAGAGAAAAAAGAAGTGCGTGAGATTGCTGAAAAGTATGATCTTGCGACTGCCAAGAAGAAAGATTCAACTGGCGTATGTTTCATCGGAGAACGTAACTTCAATGAGTTCTTATCAAACTATTTGCCAGCTAAACCTGGTAAAATGGTGACCCTTGATGGAGAAGTAAAAGGCGACCACGCTGGACTGATGTACTACACAATTGGACAACGCCAAGGTCTTGGTATCGGTGGCGGTGGTAAGACGAATGATCCATGGTTCGTTATCGGGAAAGACTTATCAACAAACACTTTATATGTTGGTCAAGGATTCCATCATCCAAACCTTTACTCAGATAGCTTAACAGCAACAGATATTCAATTTACGAACGATTTACCAAGAGAGAAAACGTTCGAATGTACGGCTAAATTTAGATACCGTCAACAAGATACAAAAGTGAAAGTTGTGTTAGATGAAAAGGACCCAACGAGGGCAACGGTAATTTTTGATGAACCTGTTCGTGCGATTACACCTGGCCAAGCTGTCGTATTTTATAACGGCGAAGAGTGCCTTGGTGGAGGCATCATTGATATAGCGTTTATGAACGGGGAAGAACGTCAATACGTTTAA
- a CDS encoding ATP-dependent RecD-like DNA helicase — protein MSEANYIVGEVLTTFFENAQNFYKVLLVRVIESNCVSVDDEIVVTGIFGQIHSDISYRFNGKIVSHPKYGEQFQADNYQQTQPTGKRGLIQYFSSAHFPGIGEKTAEKIVEKLGEDALERILNDGNALDGITGLTKKKKEMIREVITQNQGTEKLMFELTNLGFTPSIAQKIIGMFKDKAKQILDEDPYLLLQKIEGLGFRRMDSIAQSMGIDPDDASRIKGALFIVTRDFCYQTGDTYISSEVLITQAQRLLESCQNYLIDPEKLVDALNDLIREGVVYSDESRIAIASLYFAELGIRNAISRRVTNEKDSLSKESISKAIQRTQEKFDIIYDEFQKEAIHQIMNEPIFVLTGGPGTGKTTIINAVIDVYCQLNEIQDVEDALVLAAPTGRAAKRMNELTGFPSSTIHRLLGIAIDSPEESFEDKEINGEFLIIDEMSMVDTWLMNRVLKASPDRLKILLVGDSNQLPSVGPGQVLTDLLETKSIPSMELKRIHRQTNQSSIVELAHCIKDGFLPNNFAQKQLDRSFLPCTPERLVSIIEQVVVAALKKGYTKKDIQVLAPMYKGDSGINAINQMMQEILNPKIGNSVREVESFDRVFRVGDKVLQLVNLPEENVYNGDIGEITAIQFAKENEDQVDKIYVLFDQTEVEYTRTDWQQLTLAYCCSIHKAQGSEFKMVILPMVNQYSRMLQRNLLYTAVTRGQQYLILCGEAGAFQKSATTISPKRATFLQEFLRDLSTNAFDEFVEKIVEDSSDTHSFNVEESHSKENVVLNMRIIDEDLISPMIGMEDLSPYDFMKRS, from the coding sequence ATGAGCGAGGCTAATTATATTGTTGGAGAAGTACTGACAACATTTTTTGAGAATGCACAAAATTTTTACAAAGTTTTGTTAGTCCGTGTGATTGAGTCAAACTGCGTGTCAGTAGATGACGAGATTGTTGTTACAGGTATTTTCGGCCAAATTCATTCGGATATCTCCTATCGTTTTAATGGAAAAATTGTCTCTCATCCAAAATATGGGGAACAATTCCAAGCAGATAACTATCAACAAACACAACCTACTGGAAAAAGAGGTCTCATTCAATATTTTTCAAGCGCTCATTTTCCAGGAATTGGGGAGAAAACTGCCGAGAAAATCGTCGAAAAATTAGGAGAAGATGCCCTCGAACGCATATTAAATGACGGCAATGCTCTGGATGGAATTACAGGATTAACGAAAAAGAAAAAGGAAATGATTCGTGAAGTTATTACTCAAAATCAAGGCACAGAAAAACTGATGTTTGAGTTAACGAATTTAGGTTTTACTCCTTCTATCGCGCAAAAAATTATTGGAATGTTTAAAGATAAAGCTAAACAGATTTTAGACGAAGATCCTTATCTATTGTTACAAAAAATTGAAGGTCTTGGATTTAGGCGGATGGATAGTATTGCTCAATCAATGGGAATTGATCCTGATGATGCATCAAGAATAAAAGGTGCCTTATTTATTGTTACTAGAGACTTTTGCTACCAGACTGGCGATACTTATATTTCGAGTGAAGTCTTAATTACTCAAGCACAGCGTTTGTTAGAATCCTGTCAGAATTATTTAATTGATCCTGAAAAATTGGTAGATGCTTTGAATGATTTAATTCGAGAAGGCGTTGTTTATTCAGATGAAAGTAGAATTGCTATCGCTTCTCTTTATTTTGCAGAGCTTGGAATACGAAATGCAATTTCTAGAAGAGTGACTAATGAAAAAGACTCTCTTTCTAAAGAATCCATTAGTAAAGCGATTCAAAGGACTCAAGAAAAATTTGACATCATTTATGATGAATTCCAAAAAGAAGCCATTCATCAAATTATGAATGAACCGATATTTGTATTAACAGGTGGACCTGGTACGGGAAAAACAACGATTATAAATGCTGTGATTGATGTCTATTGCCAATTGAATGAAATTCAAGATGTAGAAGATGCTCTAGTTTTAGCAGCTCCGACAGGGCGTGCGGCTAAAAGAATGAATGAACTCACGGGATTTCCTTCATCAACAATCCATCGTTTGTTGGGAATTGCTATTGATAGTCCCGAAGAAAGTTTTGAAGATAAAGAGATTAATGGTGAGTTTTTAATCATTGATGAAATGTCAATGGTGGATACGTGGTTAATGAATCGTGTATTAAAGGCTTCTCCGGATCGTTTGAAGATATTGTTAGTCGGTGATAGTAACCAATTGCCTTCGGTTGGACCTGGTCAAGTCCTTACAGATTTACTTGAAACAAAATCAATTCCTTCAATGGAGTTGAAACGAATCCATCGTCAGACAAATCAATCTTCTATTGTAGAATTAGCTCACTGTATTAAAGATGGGTTTTTACCGAATAATTTCGCTCAAAAACAGCTAGATAGAAGTTTTCTACCATGTACTCCGGAGCGCCTAGTGTCGATTATCGAACAAGTAGTGGTCGCAGCTTTGAAAAAAGGCTACACGAAAAAAGATATTCAAGTATTAGCTCCTATGTACAAGGGAGACTCTGGAATAAACGCCATTAATCAAATGATGCAAGAAATATTAAATCCGAAAATTGGAAATAGTGTTCGTGAGGTGGAATCGTTTGATAGAGTGTTTCGTGTTGGAGACAAGGTTCTCCAATTAGTGAATCTTCCGGAGGAAAATGTTTATAACGGAGATATTGGGGAGATTACGGCAATTCAATTTGCAAAAGAAAATGAAGATCAAGTAGACAAGATTTATGTTCTATTTGACCAAACTGAGGTGGAGTACACTAGAACGGATTGGCAACAATTAACTTTAGCCTACTGCTGTTCCATTCATAAGGCGCAAGGCTCCGAATTTAAAATGGTGATTCTACCAATGGTTAATCAATATTCTAGAATGCTACAAAGAAATCTTCTGTATACAGCAGTTACTAGAGGTCAACAGTACTTAATTTTATGTGGAGAGGCTGGAGCCTTTCAAAAAAGCGCGACCACCATTTCCCCTAAAAGAGCAACTTTTTTACAAGAATTCCTTAGAGATTTGAGTACAAATGCTTTTGACGAATTTGTAGAAAAAATTGTAGAAGATAGCAGTGATACTCATTCATTTAATGTAGAGGAGTCCCATTCAAAAGAAAACGTCGTGTTAAATATGAGAATAATCGATGAGGACTTGATTTCACCGATGATTGGAATGGAGGATCTTTCTCCATATGACTTTATGAAAAGAAGTTAG
- a CDS encoding ACT domain-containing protein, whose translation MNRQKHFLVSEDAVPPVFSKVLQAKELLATGQAKDVTEVVKMVGISRSVYYKYYRKVQGFSSVNAGRKASINIHMKNIRGTLTKTLDVFASRNMNILTIFQGLAIHSVAVVQIMIDISEATVSVEEVLKEISSLENIISVELQSIE comes from the coding sequence ATGAATAGACAAAAACATTTTTTAGTATCAGAAGATGCTGTGCCACCGGTTTTTTCTAAAGTTTTGCAAGCAAAGGAATTACTTGCTACTGGACAAGCAAAAGATGTAACCGAAGTAGTGAAAATGGTTGGCATCTCCAGAAGTGTGTACTACAAATATTATCGCAAAGTACAAGGTTTCTCCTCTGTGAATGCAGGAAGAAAAGCTTCTATCAATATTCATATGAAGAACATTAGAGGAACGTTAACGAAAACGCTAGATGTATTTGCGAGTCGTAACATGAATATTTTAACGATATTCCAAGGATTAGCCATTCATAGTGTAGCGGTTGTTCAAATTATGATTGATATTTCTGAAGCAACTGTTAGTGTAGAAGAAGTATTGAAGGAAATCAGCT